Genomic segment of Eleutherodactylus coqui strain aEleCoq1 chromosome 1, aEleCoq1.hap1, whole genome shotgun sequence:
TATAGCTGCTGCACCCAACAAATTCTCCTACATTTGATAAACTCACATCTGCTGTATTCGACAAGCCCAGCCCTGATTAGTAAAATCTCTACCATTTGCATTCTTTGAGTTCATATAATCACCTGCAGTCATTTTGCATCTCCACTTGCTTTGCACATCATAATATCAGTTGTCAGCTCAGCAGTGGCCGGTGTAAGCTGTCATAAGAACGGGATACTAAGTCGGATTACTAATGGATGACCCTTTGACTCTATCCGTAGGATATCACATCCTCATCTTGGCAGTAGGACTTTCCTTTCTGGCCGGATTTCTCatcaatgtatttattgtagctgtgaacatctccgAGTGGAAGAAAGGAAGAATGATATCCACAGCTGACAAAGTTATGACCTCCCTCGGGATTTCCAGGATGGTCTTCCAGGTCACATGCCTGCTGAATGTTTTTCATGACATTTACTTCTATAGAAGAAGTGTATTATTTTTTGCATCAGTTTTGTTTCTTGAGTTGTCTTCCGTCTACTCCAGCATCTGGTTGTCCACTCTGCTCTCTGTCATCTTCTTCTTGAAGATCTCAACCTTACACAACCCCTTCTTCTTACGACTGAAGATCCTTGTGTTGAATAGAGTCCTCCTTCTGATTGTGGCATCCATTGTGGTGTCCATCAGCTTTGCTTCCGTCCATGGTTGGATGGATACCTTCAAAATCCCTCATAACTCAACCCAGGAGACATATTTCAATGTCTACACTGGCTTGAACGTCCTAACTTTCATATTTGGGTGCAGCGGACCTCTTCTCACCTATTTCATTTCCTCAGTTCTGCTCATTATCTGTCTTTACCATCATGTGAGTCGAATGAGATCCGGAAGGCATAGAACAAGTCATCTGGATACTTACTACAAGACAATCAAGTTCACCGGATTCTCCCTTTTGAGCTCCACTGTCTATATCATCATTGAGCTGACTTATGCATACTGGTATGATGCATTTGGCTTATTGGGAGTTTACTTTATTTGGCAGATTTTTCCCACCCTCCATTCCATCTATCTGATCTATGTGACGACTAAGCTAAGGATTCAGGTCTCCAATATGGTCCACATGCTGAGGAGACAATGTGGTGACCCAGAAGCTCCAGTGGAGACAGTCTTCCAGTAATAAGAAGGAAGTATAAACCTTTTATATCTATACTAAATGAAATGATCAAGGTTTGTAGTTCTGTTAGGTTTTTAGGAATACAAGGATTAGAGTTGTATAGTAGTGCGGAGCTTCTTATTCTACGCTGAACACTCTTTACAACATTATTTAACTCCAGAACTCAGAAGAAGTTAGGCTGGATTCTTGTGAGCGcagcgtttttgcagaatgagctaTGCTGTTTTGCGTGTGCTTTGGTGTATTGCGTGTGTACATTTTACATACACAAATATACacgcaaatatgctcatgtgaatctggaCTTAGAAAGTCCATTATGTTCTCAGGCTTGTGGTAATTAGCATTAGAGCAGCTTCGGACAGATGTATTTGTGTGCGCTAAACATATGCGTATaatagagaatagagcccatcgatatcaatgggttcattctcatttcctgaCTTTGTGCGCGCATTTCTCacagcttaaaaaaataaaacatgctctaTCATTCTGGATGCTTgagcagcaaaggtccccatagaagtatatgtgaagtgcgcaaatgtgcaaaacTCTGCGCAAATCTgtgaaaaagagaacacagctggacctcatAAGGCTAAATCATTTAAATTAGGGCTGCGGTGTGCCCAGCTAGTATGTACAAGTCTCGGAAAGCAGCTGTGGTACTACATCAAGACAGGAGTTgctgttctttctctcttcttcccactttgctctatctctaaccggattggtttttttttaaccttttgctTTGGAGCACTCTCCATGTATTGTGGAGACCCTGTTCTGTTTGGGATATTGTTCCCAGGATATTACTTTATCCTAGCACCTTCTAGTGAGGAATCAGTGCAACATTTGTAACGCTCATTTCTCCATAGGTGTTTCAATCAGCCtggttagtttttatttttatgagcATACTCCTTATTTTTCTGGGAGTTTTTCTATTATTGGGGGAAGTGGTATTTTGGTACATTTGTTCTGTTATGGGCAATttatcatctttttttttgcccataCGGATAGGTACCACCTATTTTACCATATAACAGCATAGCTCACAGCATAGGGCATCTGCTTGGGTTAATCCAattatacatgagatagatattttcactatcaaggacaactattctttttccgtatcttatgacattatcaagcattaaggttcctgatgagtctgtatgagacagaaacgcgttgaaccagtctgaaccaatcttgaaacaatttttcaaaatatccttttttttttttttgctaggagaACCCAGTCTGATTGTCCACTGGTGTTCTGAACTTGTCTTTTATTGGTCTTTGAAACCACACGTTGCATGAGAACCCATCTTATCTTTGAATGGGGTTCTCctgctgtttcattagaaactattgtatttctggattgataacctgtggcttatagtctatcagccacttgtgtttatctctcggaggtactcagcggaagcattgattggtgtccttgtattcagaactaattttcatctagttctgtggatagaagccaatcatagacttctgctggtttttcgtTCTGGGATTATTTCTTgcctgctactattacttaaacagGGCATTCCTCTGGATAGAACCGCACTTGTCTCTTACCGGGACGTCATCTTCAGAGTTCTGGGGCTTCTACTGGGTCACTTGCTCATTTTTGCTCCTGGTCTAGCTTATGGACATAGGGCGAACCCAGGGGCTCGCCACCACTAGAAGCTGACTGTAAACCACCcacttggtggaatttttttcccaattccatcttttctataagggtagacctcgatatggtcctctaattagatttgaattgattttggagcggttgatatagtgagtcggtagtgtcttatccatcagtacactcccgtactaccttggagggatcagcttcgtagattttttctcggttcttttccagggttctatctcctgctctgtttctgttttgttttgttttgtctgttttttgtgaggcccaaacattttatatatatttgtcaataaaagttatattttaagggatatacccagtgaatatttgttTAAAAAGTACTACAGGATAGGCTCAGCAGAAGAAGCAGACAGGCAGTGCTCACTAAATGCTCGGGGGCGGCAGTAACAGCCAGAGAACTTACCTGTAGTTGCAGTGTAGGAACAAGATGGTGGTTGTGATTGCGGTACTCAGCAGCAGGCCGCAAACATGTCCAGAGTGCGCCAAAGGGTCTTCCCAACACAGCTCAGGACCCTCCAATCTAGAAAAGGCTGTTAAGTGTTCTGACCTCGTGGGCCACATAAAAAAACATGGTGGGCCATGGAtattgagtttgacacatgtagTACAGAAGTAGAAGGAAAAACTGTGTACAGCTCCGGGACGTCTCATCAAAAATGAAACTTTATTAGAATATAGTTGTGCGACCAGAGAAACACATTTTTTGGCAAAAAACTAAAACTTTAGGCTGCCTTCAAACGGGCGAGacaatcgtgtgagatttgtgtgttgcaggaCCCACATAtcctgcacaaatatgaaccccatccttttgaatagggtcatacacatgagtgatgttttcctgcttgGCACTGTGAtgtgatgtgggaaacaaatcatggcatgttctatcttgtgcgtgctcttacATCCCTGTACcctttgtttccaatggggccggcggcacctCGTGCTGCGTGCATGTGATGCGATGTCTCCCATGAAAAcattgggagaaactctgcgttCCAtgatgaaaatgccttgcatcctcaGGGGGGAGTGAGATATGGGgtaggattcacggccccatatctcGCTCGCCTCTGTTAagttagccttaggcctccttcacaccggcATATTTTCCATCAggttttgtaagccaaaaccaggagttggTCCAAAAGATGGaagataaaacttaacttttattataaaaatagtttaaaaaatatatatgtgcgTGTATAGATGTGTATAAATACTCAAATGGGTGATCACTATCACTCACGCTAATCATTTATTAAGTATGTCCAATATTTGAGACTATTTGAGCTGACCTTTACTCCTATATATATGGGTCTCAGTCAGTGTTAGAAGCTATGTTTGACATTACTCAAATTGTTGGCAATGCACATATTACTGGGAACCAATCTAGAGTTCTTCCCTTCCTTTCCCAGTTTGTCAACAATTCAGCAATATCCACTTTTATTCAGTATAATTGTTGGTATGTGGATAAAGATACAAGGATCACATATGATAATTAAATGTACAATCCTCTGACCTAAATAGTATATAACATGTGTGGAATTAACCCCAGTTATCATATATGCGCAAGGTCAGCTATGATAATCCCAAGCATATGTGGGATAAACTCCCACTTCCCCCGATTGTCTCAATCAGGTCCAATAATATAAAAAACTTTATATTATAAATTAATTATATATTAAttatagcgctgcggaataagttggcgctatacaaataaagattattattatgtattattaATCCAGCTCCTATTCAGCCAGATACCCTGATAAAGCGCTCCTATATTTTATTCTTTCATTGTCTCATCAAGCCAGCTTACCTGCAGATTGATTACTCTGCTGCTGATAGCTGCGGCTAGATGTTCAGAGGGCTACATTTTAAACTTATATGCATTCCCTTCCCATCGACGCATTTCAGTAGCTATGATAGTACGGCTTcgtcatcaggatggatagatagatatttggtGTAGACAGATTAAACAGCCACGCAGGCTGTGATCATTAGAGCATAGATGGTAGGTATTCAACCTTACAGGGCTTATATACCCTAATCATAGTAACATATATAGTTCacaaggccgaatgaagacaatgtccagctagtccagcctgtttatcctactgtgtttatccagaggaaggcaaaaaaccccaagagcaggagccaattagctcttttggggaaaaaattccttcccaactccctaatggcaattagactattccctggatcaacccctaatagttcctacctgcctgtatacccggattaacaaataccctaagatttatatcctgtaatatccttcctctccagaaagacatcaagtccccttttaaactcctctatggattttgccatcaccacatcctcaggcagagagttccacagtctagctgctcttacagtaaagaacccctttctatgttggtgatgaaacctgctttcctctaaacgtagcggatgccctctcgttaccgttgcagtcctgggtataaacagatcttgggagagatccttgtattgtcccctcatgtatttatgtaATCATCTCCGATGCTCCAATCAGCATCCGATAGCATCTGCAGTGACACCATGCCGTGACATCGCGATGTTCTGTGATCTCGCGCATGCGCACTGTGTCCCCAGACCCTGAGATGCCAACCACTGCCAACCAGGAGTATGTCATCACCTGATGATGTGCAAGCGACCCGCTGTCATGGTAACAGTGCGCAGCAACAAGGGGACATATTTCCCAATACACGGTAGGGTTGCGAGAGCATCAGAACTATCAGAGCTATTAAAGCCCAGACTGGAGTTGATGTTACAAATCAATTATAGATGGTATACATTTATGAACATTCACATTCCTCACTACATTATTTTGTAATGTATATCGTATGATATGTTATATACAGTTTCTGTcaatcgaccatgataatatccTTTGGTAGAGATTAAGACTGATGTTATTCATCTAATTATTTACCCAATCTCTTATTTATTACCACATAGCTGTTATTTGGTTTCTTATTAATTTAATGATGGCTCAACATATACTCACTATTCTTATGAGATCCAATATTTACAATTGGTGGATAGAAATGTTATCTAAGTGGTGTTTCCTTAGATGTCACATAGGCACCACATCTCAGACCATATCAGATATCATCTCAAGATGTACAGTGTCAGATACTGTATATATCAGATATTATATAAAGAAACCTATTGAGTTAGGAATAAGTCAGGGCGAGGGGACTATGTTGGCAAAACCATTCAGCAACTGCGTAGACGGATATTGGCAACATTAGTCGAGGGGAACATACCAGCCTGGCCACACATGTGAGAGACAAACGTAATAACAACCTTGATGCTATAAAGTTTCAAGTTATAGAGGTGGTCAGAGACAATGGAAGGAGAACAGTAGCAGGTCTCGGCCTAGAATTGGACTTGCAATGTGCAAGCTGCCGCACATCACCTGTACCGCGTGTCCGTGCGCTGAGTGATGCGAATGGTGCCTGATAATGTCTGCTGTCACTTGCTTTTggccatgtaaatacggcctgaGGCCGCCTTCATACCAGCTAATGGGAATTTGTAAACGGATGAGCGCCGAGTACTTGTGGAATGAAAGTTGTTTTTTTGCATACGCATCAgggtatatatttttgtttttttccgcaCACAAGGCATTTATGCATCCCAAAAAATATGCACTTATGCTCCCGGCCTTCGGAATGGATAATTAGTCTAATgtattcaagatgtgttcttttcctgcacaattatgcaGCGTATCACTCATTAGCTAAtgtattgcgcacacatttgcgcatcaCCATTGAGTTCTATGGGGAATTATGGTGCCCAAATACATGGGAAGATAGAACAGGTGTATTGTTTTGCGTGACAAACATGTGCAGGAATAAATATACACATGTAAATAgatcgattgaaatcaatgggttctactcactgTGTAATGTGCAGAAACTGTGCATggacaaatacgcccgtgtgaggccaACCTAGGGCAGGTCAAAAGTAGTCAGAAGTGCTCCAGTCAGATGGTATAAGACTCCACAATGGCTTCATGCCTACAAGCTATCTCCCCActataaatgctggagatgtaactCAGCTGAAGGCTCCTTGaaacatatctggtgggactgctcAGTGGGAATACTGGATGTAGGAGATGTGTTCAGAATGCTTAAACCGGGTCTTTCCATCTCCGCTGAGATGGTACTTATATGGAAGCCTTCTGCAGATTTTCATCCACTTAAGGACATACTTCTGGTATCTCTCCTAGATGTGGAAAAGACCCTGAGACCGCTCATGTGGCTCCACAAATCACCACCAACTGTCTCTCAATGGAAAGCTAAAGTCAACCTAATTTTCAACCTTGAAGAGCTTTCTAGCTGGAATAGGGGCACACATGATGGATCTAATGTAATCCGGGGCCCCTGGAGACAAATTGCCCATTCCTCTTCCCTGGGGAAATAGGCCTAATTTCTCATGGTTAATTATGATTTATAGGATAGATTTTTTGAGAGTTCTCAACCTGTTCCTACAGGCAATTATTCAGCACACCTAggttcctgtgccagtcactcagTGATGAGTACCTCAGACGTGAAAACGGACGTGAGTCAAACATGGACAATAATTTACATTTGGACAGTCCTCAAGAGAAACAATTCTTGATTCTcttacccctcccccacccctccccctatGCCTTCCCTTTCCCTTTCTTTCCCCTTTCCTTGCCCCCCAATTTCTTTCTTCCTCCCTTGCAGGTCACCTTTTGACTTGTGTGGGTgttggtttctaagagatgcttgATTATGATATCTTGTTTATAAATGTTTATCCACTTtatcatctattgatgatctcCATAAAGTTATTACTCTAGATATCATTCTCCCCGCTGGAGAATCTGTATGTTCAAAATGgaaaatctcaataaaaatttgatttgaaaaaaaaaaagtgaacttgTAAACCAGATTTCACCAATTATAGTCAACTTGCAATGAAGTCCAtgctctgaagaaaaaaaacaaaaaaaatgaggcTCCAGAAAACTT
This window contains:
- the LOC136606645 gene encoding taste receptor type 2 member 9-like, with translation MGSSLGIGATSRAWPGLGIGTTSSTGPDVCWGADSKSPSSKTRKDQIGGYHILILAVGLSFLAGFLINVFIVAVNISEWKKGRMISTADKVMTSLGISRMVFQVTCLLNVFHDIYFYRRSVLFFASVLFLELSSVYSSIWLSTLLSVIFFLKISTLHNPFFLRLKILVLNRVLLLIVASIVVSISFASVHGWMDTFKIPHNSTQETYFNVYTGLNVLTFIFGCSGPLLTYFISSVLLIICLYHHVSRMRSGRHRTSHLDTYYKTIKFTGFSLLSSTVYIIIELTYAYWYDAFGLLGVYFIWQIFPTLHSIYLIYVTTKLRIQVSNMVHMLRRQCGDPEAPVETVFQ